The DNA sequence aattttttaaaacagtAAAACTACCTGGACTGGCAAGAGATtagcaaaaatttaaattaaaacaatatagattttattaaaatttataaagtagCATAAGGATTCAAAAACCACTACcgattagaaaaatatttatgaagatttatatagatttaaaaagataaagaacgattaaaaaatatttaaatgagtgGATTTCTACTACCTGAGCAATTTTCTTCTGATCTTAAATTttcgtttgatttttttatgtatgttaGCAACTGATGGTAGTGCTTTGGTTAAGGCTTGTAATGCTTGGCATTTTCATGCCCAGTTTCTAGAATATCTTAATCATCTTCTGATGTGGTCTTTTGTGTGTTTGTATGCAATTCAGTAGTATGGCATCATTACATGTACATGAATCATCATTTAATATAGCTTAGCTTTATTTTAAGTGTAATGaaaatatatgtgtgtatatatgattgataaaccatatatacctaatattaattaaacttatTAACATTTAGAATAAACACTAGAGATTTGGAGGTGAGCCATGAATATGAAATAATTTCAGTTATCCAACTAACATATTCAGTTGATATTACACAACTACTTTGCACATCAAGTAATTATAAGTTTATTTAACTCTGTTAGCTTTTACACCTACTGTTTATTCATGCCGAAATTAATGGAttgttaattttcattttagaaaTGGACAACGATGATATGGACGAGTTGGAAGAGCTTCAACTATATTCAATGTTTATGTGCTACTTTTTTTGTAGTAAATGCTATAATCATGGCATGTGCGATAAGGCATCGTGCTCTTAGAAATAGAGTGATTGAACATGAGATTGGGTCAACATCTATTAGGCGACACAAACAACTTGACTATCTTCAACGCGTAATTTACGAAAGTGGTGTAAAATGCATTGATAAATTACGCATGGATCGACGTAGTTTTCATCGATTATGTCAACTACTAACTACGATTGGTGGACTACGAGGCACAAAAAATGTCATGGTTGAAGAAATGATTGCGATGTTTCTCAATGTTCTGGCACACCATGTAAAAAACAGggtaatcaaatttgattttatcaGATCTGGTGAGACAGTTAGTAGACATTTCCATGCAGTCTTGAAGTCAATCATACTATGTCATGGTGTCTTGTTAAAAAAAGGAGAACCCATCCTAGAAAATTCAACTGATCCTACTtggaagtggtttaaggtaatattgaagtctattattttttaataataacattttattcttatttaatataGAATTGCCTTGGAGCATTAGATAGAACTCATATTAGAGTGAATGTGCCGAAATCCGATCGACCAAGATATAGATCACGAAAATCTGAAATAACTACCAATGTACTAGGTGTTTGTAGTCAAGATATGCAATTCATATATGTCTTGTCTGGCTGGGAGGGTTCATCTCATGATGGTCGAGCTCTTAGGGACGCGATAACAAAGCACAATGGACTAAAGGTTCCACAtggtaaataaattataatcacaTTGTTTTATGGCTGCTATTAGTTAGTCCTACAACCAATTCTTAACAagaattgtttgttttttaggaTTTTACTATTTGGTGGATTCTGGATATGCAAATTGCCCTGGATTTCTTGCACCTTTCCGAGGACAACGTTATCACTTGAGTTCTTGGGATGATGGACGTCAACCATGCACACCTCAAGAGTTCTTTAATATGAAACATGCAAGTGCTAGGAATGTAATTGAGAGGACCTTCGGTCTTCTTAAAATTCGCTGGAAAATTCTATCTAGcccaagtttttataatatagcaACCCAGCGACGTATCATTAATGCATGTTGCTTGTTACATAACTTTATTAGAATAGAGATGAGTGAGGATCCTGTAGAAAATGAACTTGATTCCCTAAATTCGGAAGAGAACATGCAAGATGATACTGAGAATATTACAGTTGTTGATCCAACAGATGAGTGGACCCAATTTAGAGTTGACATGGCTACAAATATGTTTAATTCTTGGAGAGCAAACTAATTAAGTGATAGTGTCTAAGTTGTGAGAGTGTTTCTATATATGTACTTCACTTTTGTATTAAAGTTTATTTTATGTAACCAAACTTATTAAATGGTGTTGTGttgtcatgtattttatataaacacttCCATTTTATGTAACCAAACTTATTAAATGGTGTTGTGttgtcatgtattttatatgaaCACTTCCATTTTAGGTAACCAAACTTATTAAATGGTGTTGTGTTCACATTTATACATCCGAAATTTGTCTTGAGTTGCATTTCGTATATAATTCCTTgatgtttaatttcttttattatttgtttagtaTGGATTCAGATTCACAAGTAGGACGCAGAGGACAAACCAAATACTATTGGACAACAGATTAAGATAAAGCACTTATTGATGCCTTAGTAGAGCTATCAACAAATCCAATGTGGCGGACCGAGAATGGATTTCGCAATGGATACCTCGTTCAATTAGAaagaatgataaaagaaaaacttcCACAAAGCATGATAAAAGCATCACCTAATATCGAGTCTCGAGTAAAGCTATTAAGAAAACAAACGTACTACTGCAATCAGTGATATCTTGCAAATTAGTGGGTTCACTTGGAACTATGAAAGGTGCACTATTGAGtgtgagaaaagtgcatatgATGAATATGTTAAGGTATGTATCGctacattttattatttgatggtTTAATGGATATATGTAACTGATATCACTCTTTATCTTATTTCATGCAATAATGTAGAACCATAAAGAAGCGGCTGGCCTTTATGGGAaatgttttccatttttcaatgATCTTGCTCCAGTGTTTACAAGGGATAGAGCACAGGGAACTGCACGGGGTGACATTGGAGATGATCTAGAACAATATATGCAAGAAAATATTAGTTTGGATGAGGACATGGGCTTCTCTCAGTTGCCAACTGATGAGTTTTTCATGCCTATGCAGGAACCTGCATCATCTCAATCACCTGTGGCATCAGAGGGTATTAGTACTGCAAAATCCCGTCGAAAGCGAAAAAGTATTGCTAGGGACCCCTCTATGGACacattgaatgaaaattttcgtAACTTTGTGGAAACAGTTGGACCTGGATTTAGGTCAATGGCCGATGTAGCTACTAGAAAGGATGCTAATCGTGTAGAGCATGAAGAGAGGAGGAAATTACTACCTCAAATACTTCCATTCGTTGAAGGTCTGTCTATCTATGAAGTAATGTTTATCTTGCAGGTTTTACCAAAACATGAAGATGAACTCAAAACTTTTATTGAGTTACCTGGCAGCATGAAGCTACCATTTTGCCATGTACTTCTAGCAAGATTGGGATATACACCACCAAATGTATGAACCATGCATATTACTAGAGTTTCATTTCAAGTCAATGTTTGATGCTTTATAAATTATGTGTAATGGTgttatgttgtttgttttaatgCATGACAATGTAATGGATCATATCCAACATATTATGTTAAACTCAACATTTTCAACTTTCatgtaatatgtatattttCATATCATATTGTGTTTCAGCTTGGAATTTGAGGTTATGTAGTATGAGTCTAGCAGGGGATTGATTCAAGCTTGGGATTTTTGTCTCCGGTAATGGTTCAAATTTTCAAGGAATTCATGATGCTTGTAACAGGGGATTGATTCATGGAGATGTCTCAGTTTTGGTTACAAATAAAGCCAGTGAGTGCTTATTTACCTTACCATTGTATTAGCTCTTCTAAGAAGTTGAAAGGCTCTTGTTGGCAAATGATGTCATCAGCAGGCTTATATTGTTCAGGTTTATCTTTCCCATGCAAATTACAATACTTTGACATGCATATTGAGTTTGAGTCAATCTtgcatattttgttataatttctaGCTAATCCATAAAGATCAAGGGAAGATGTGAGCTTTACTTTTCCATGGAATGTTGTATAAAGGAACAACTTAGCAGTTTCTGTTTAttgatctaaaaataaaattcaagtcaaattatatgatttggacatttgtttattttaagtaaaaatacttaaattatattcttcaattaaaatttataaattttaaaaatatttaattataaatacatcaattacttaggttaaatatttaattaaaaatatttcatatacaTAATCTTTATTATGGAggtacaaaaataaatacatcaataacttaatatatatattatttgattaaaataatagagggtataaaagtaattttattaaaaaaattttctctaTACCCTCTCCTATTCATATCCCcattccttccaaccaaacattacttttgttttcatcctC is a window from the Dioscorea cayenensis subsp. rotundata cultivar TDr96_F1 chromosome 2, TDr96_F1_v2_PseudoChromosome.rev07_lg8_w22 25.fasta, whole genome shotgun sequence genome containing:
- the LOC120279053 gene encoding uncharacterized protein LOC120279053, which encodes MVEEMIAMFLNVLAHHVKNRVIKFDFIRSGETVSRHFHAVLKSIILCHGVLLKKGEPILENSTDPTWKWFKNCLGALDRTHIRVNVPKSDRPRYRSRKSEITTNVLGVCSQDMQFIYVLSGWEGSSHDGRALRDAITKHNGLKVPHGFYYLVDSGYANCPGFLAPFRGQQNKRTTAISDILQISGFTWNYERCTIECEKSAYDEYVKNHKEAAGLYGKCFPFFNDLAPVFTRDRAQGTARGDIGDDLEQYMQENISLDEDMGFSQLPTDEFFMPMQEPASSQSPVASEGISTAKSRRKRKSIARDPSMDTLNENFRNFVETVGPGFRSMADVATRKDANRVEHEERRKLLPQILPFVEGLSIYEVMFILQVLPKHEDELKTFIELPGSMKLPFCHVLLARLGYTPPNV